TCAAATGACAAAAACCTTACATTTTTGAAAGGTTACAGAAAAATTGATTAAACAACGTAGTTTTTTTATAATGACTACATTCATATTCATACGTTCAACCTATTGTATATTCGCTAATTTTGCGAAATAATAAGGGTGGAGATATATGAATCAGTACATATAAACGTATTGCTTGTTCTATATGAATAGGAGGAAAACATAATGACATTACAAGAACAAATTATGAAAGCACTACATGTTCAACCTGTAATCGATCCGAAGGCAGAAACTCGTAAACGAATTGATTTTTTAAAAGACTATTTAAGAAAAACCGGCGCAAAAGGATTTGTGCTTGGAATTAGCGGTGGACAAGATTCCACACTAGCGGGTCGCTTAGCACAACTTGCAGTTGAAGAAGTTCGTAATGAAGGAGGCAACGCAACATTTATTGCTGTACGTCTTCCATATCACGTGCAAAAAGATGAAGATGATGCACAATTAGCGTTACAATTCATTCAGCCAGATCAATCTGTTGCTTTTGATATTGCATCAACAGTTGATGCATTTTCAAATCAATATAAAGACTTATTAGGAGAGTCATTAACAGACTTCAATAAAGGAAACGTCAAGGCTCGCATTCGTATGGTCACACAATATGCAATTGGTGGACAACAAGGTTTACTTGTTATCGGAACAGATCACGCTGCTGAGGCTGTAACAGGATTCTTTACAAAATTCGGAGATGGCGGTGCTGACCTTCTACCACTTACAGGCTTAACAAAACGTCAAGGAAGAGCTTTATTACAAGAATTAGGTGCTGAAGAGCGTCTTTACTTAAAAATGCCAACAGCTGATTTATTAGACGAAAAGCCAGGTCAAGCTGACGAAACAGAATTAGGCATTACATACGATCAACTAGATGATTACTTAGAAGGAAAAGCAGTTCCTGAAGACGTTGCAGAAAAAATCGAAAAACGTTATACAGTAAGTGAACATAAAAGACAAACACCGGCATCAATGTTTGATGATTGGTGGAAATAAACATATAAAGAAAAAAGAAGTCAATTTATATTGGCTTCTTTTTCTGGATTTTTTAAGCATTAATGTCTCATCAATAACACTATCCCTTTAAAAATTGCCACCCACACTACAAATGGCAAGTCTAACGTATTATGAACATTAACATTGTAATCATACATACTCAAAACATTTTTATATATCGAGGAGATTTTATTGGCTGTCATTATCAATTCTTCATCTTTACTTATAGTAATATTTTTAAATGCAAGCGTAGTCTTTATCTGATAACTATTTTTACCATACACTAAATTAAGTTCTTTTAATATAGACTCTTTTTTTAACAATGGTATATTTTTAACTCTCGCAATTTCGCTTCCATCCGGATGACACACTATAAATACATTATACATAACGCTTTCTTTTGTTGATATTGCCTTATACTCTTCTTCCCTACAAAAAAATGAATATTTTCCGTTTGGAAAGCTCCATCTAGGATAAAGTAGTATTTCCTCATTCGTTTTCGTTTCTTGTATATAAGTTTTTCTCAGGTCCATAAAGGAATCTTTAAAAACAAATTCATAAGTCATATCTTTTTCCTCTTGTCTTTAAAGTCTATTGTCTAATAGAGCAAACTAACTATTAACTAAATAAAAAATGTACGATATTCTTTTTAATGCAGTTTTTTCGTTAACGATATACAGCTGTTTTCCCTTTCAGAATATCTTGCAAACAATCCTTATGCTGTTCATTAAATAGTACAGGCATTTGATCTAACGGGAAAAACTGTAAATCTAAAGTTTCTTCTCCATCTATATTTTTACTTCCACCAATTATGGAGCATTTAAAGAACATTCCTATCGTCTGTGCTTGATCTCCATTCGGATATGTATGAAAATACTTTGTATATACGCCTATAAGCTCATCCACTTGCACCATATACCCAGTCTCTTCCCTTATTTCTCGAATTGCAGTTTCTTCAGCCGATTCTCCAATTTCCATTGCCCCGCCAAGAAATCCCCATGCACCATTATCCCCTCTTTTTTGAAGAAGCACTTCACCTACTTCATTAAAAACACAGCCGCCAGAAAAATTCAAAATTACATAATCATGCCCTACTTTTGTTCTTAATTTTCTAATATAATCAGCCATCTTAACTCCTCCAATATATCCTTCACCTATTCTATTTAATTATTTTTTATCTTTTTCAAGTAATTCTATAATTTTATCGAGCTTCTTCTCTATCTGATCGGAATGAACATTTTTTGTGGAAGAATTTATTAGTAATCTCCGAATGAAAAGAGTGAAAGATACGACAAATAACACAATAAGGCCTATCATGACGCACAAGTAAATCATTACAAATATATCATTTTCAAATAAAGAC
This sequence is a window from Bacillus pseudomycoides DSM 12442. Protein-coding genes within it:
- a CDS encoding NUDIX hydrolase, with the translated sequence MADYIRKLRTKVGHDYVILNFSGGCVFNEVGEVLLQKRGDNGAWGFLGGAMEIGESAEETAIREIREETGYMVQVDELIGVYTKYFHTYPNGDQAQTIGMFFKCSIIGGSKNIDGEETLDLQFFPLDQMPVLFNEQHKDCLQDILKGKTAVYR
- the nadE gene encoding ammonia-dependent NAD(+) synthetase, producing the protein MTLQEQIMKALHVQPVIDPKAETRKRIDFLKDYLRKTGAKGFVLGISGGQDSTLAGRLAQLAVEEVRNEGGNATFIAVRLPYHVQKDEDDAQLALQFIQPDQSVAFDIASTVDAFSNQYKDLLGESLTDFNKGNVKARIRMVTQYAIGGQQGLLVIGTDHAAEAVTGFFTKFGDGGADLLPLTGLTKRQGRALLQELGAEERLYLKMPTADLLDEKPGQADETELGITYDQLDDYLEGKAVPEDVAEKIEKRYTVSEHKRQTPASMFDDWWK
- a CDS encoding DUF4083 domain-containing protein: MSLFENDIFVMIYLCVMIGLIVLFVVSFTLFIRRLLINSSTKNVHSDQIEKKLDKIIELLEKDKK